The following nucleotide sequence is from Mangifera indica cultivar Alphonso chromosome 17, CATAS_Mindica_2.1, whole genome shotgun sequence.
CTTCAGCTTGAATTCGATTAATTAGAGCTGAATATAGATTCAAGTTCGAATCAACTTTTCTGATCCACCCCTCCGAAACTAATATGCTTAACCTTTGgtcatttttttctaatgaacCCCATTCCAgttcaactatatatatatgaacgTAACGCAAGCACAGCAGAGTTGCGTAGGTATGAAAGctagaaaagaaatataaagtAAATTACATGGAGGAAGTTGGGTTGAAGTTACGTACCTGATCGGGAAAAGACTTTCATGCGGTGATTGGTTCGAGAGAAAATGACAGAAATTTGACAGAAGAATGGTATAataagaaggaaagaaagaaagaagaaggaaaaacagTCTAGATTTTGATAAAAGAAGCGTGAATTACGCTTAACTCAAGGCTGCACAATTTCGGTATAGATGGAGAGACAACAATGAACTAGAAACCCAATTTCTTCTCATCTTCATACAAGACAACCCTTGATATGCGGAGAAGAAGATAGCCATGGTTgacattttcaatataattcatcttgccatttttcaaatttctttattttagatTACTGCTTCAACAcatcttaatttattaattaataagtattagtattataattaatatatacaggAGTGGATTTGATCAAACCAAAACCGAACTTACATAAAAGTAAGGTCAAGATCagctcaaataaaaaaagtttaattcaacaTCAATTGTATTAGAAATTTTTCTAAGTAggctaatattaatttagttataattttgtaaaactgtGTAAATAAAAGTTTACAGATGGATTTAATCTGATCAATCAAAACTGTCTAATACAGTTCATGAGTTTTATGATTTGAGTGAACAATATTAATGTGTGTTTTGAGTTTATTGAACTTTTGATGAGGGATGAAATAACTTGTTATAATCCTTAAAAGgtagtttgagtgataaaagataaaattatatgtataaaagaatATTGGTTTAAGTGTTCTTCGAcaatatatcaagatcaaactcttTACTTATATGAGTATAAGGTTAGTTTATCTTGTTCAATGTGATTGACTTGATCCCAATAAGTGATGACTTAGTCCGAATGAGATTTttcgttataaaaaaaaaaacttgttataTTTTAGTTACATCCCCTATGTAAAACTTAACGTTGTATTTAAAAGTAAGATAGTTTTACACAATAAAAGTCTTTATGAGTAAGGTTTAAGGAGAAAAAGACTGAACATCATTTAAGCGAACTTAAAAAACTCAACGGATCTACAAATATAAGAACATGGGACAATCTAGTATTTTTATTaaccataaatttatttaattaattattctataatttgTGCAATAATCTTACAACATTATTAGGTTCATGTAAATTTAATTAGACAATGAGTGGAATAAATCAAGACTtgaactcaatttgaaaataattttattttaaattttatttgagtcaatctaaaattcaaatatctgaattgatttaaactcaaattattttcattatttggtTCGAGATAGAGTTCAAGCTCgatcaatttgaaccaaaccaaTAAATGTATGTGTTCTCTCTTTGTATATGTGTCCCTCTTACAAGATTTGCATTTTCATAAGAAGGCATGGTGAATATAATAATGTTTAGGCATTTTCCATAATCCATATTGCaatattgattaatatttgCATTTTCCATgatgtatatattaatataatgtaataatatacgcattttttatatcttatacTACGTGGGGAGTACTAAAACTAATGGTCAAATGTACAtgtcaaatctttgtaagttttaacctatagtttttttttttttaaatctaaaaactatataatataaattataatgtatcATTTGGAATATATCATCTACTACTActaagtttaatatttaaatatgttagCTTTCAATAATAATTTCGAAATTGTGTAAAGTGTTGGATATGCCTAGTATATTGATCAATTTGGTTaatatgaaattcaattttgctaatttaaaataatggataggaaataaaaaataataaaaattaatctaaaagaGATTTAGCCGAATATATCACTTTTCATAagaatatttgataaatttattaatattttaaaattatgtctTAATGTATGggatcaataataaaataattatgaaatataagGAAAGGGTCAAGATTAATATTTGAGCAGGTGTCTAAGGGGAAATTCTTGAAACTTGAAGAGGGTCATCTCTTTGACGCCTTCTTCTGTCATAGACCACAAGgcatatatatttaagataataaaggaaaagaaacaTGAATCTAAATGTTTTGgttgaaggattttttttttttttaaattttgccaTTGTTAGGGTTTGAACCGAAATCGAGTACCTCCTCacatttatattttgattataagTAATGTtacgtgtatatattttaagtatacaaaatatatacatagataatatataattatgtgattatatattattttatttttaattcaacatcattcaatcacataataatacattatttgtatactcattttgtataattaaagtgtatatatatataattttattctttgatTAAATGTAATTCGAATTAtgtatttcataattaaattattaaaattaatttaacttgaaGCCACCTCTTAACGGGTTAAGGTTAGATTTGGGATTTAAAACATTGATTGaaaggtaaaaaaattgattttatatttaggGATAGATACCAATCGAATTGAGTCTAAATACCTCATAACTTgagttcaattaaaaaaaaagtaatttgacttaaatttgatttaagtttatcaagttaaagttaaaaatagcttaaatttaatttgtttcttaagtttaaagtttcaaacttaatttaagtttattattcaaatttgtaaattaaatttataacttattaataagataatataatttttgttaatagtagataaaataatattattttaactattattttatattactcaTATAAAATTGCGAATCAAACGTGAACCGAAACAAGTTGCCGATTGAGGTCAGCCTCATTTATATTGAACAAGTCAGGTAATAGCCTTTCCACTTCCAAGCCAATAGAAGTTGAAATACCAAAGCAGGACACAGAAGTTACAAGTTGCTTCTAACACCACAAAGCAAAAAGCACTTTTTTCTCAAAAGcactttcatcttctttgttgGTTGGGATTTTTTGGCCAATGGACAAGTCCCCATCTTCCCCAACCCAACCAAACATCAACCACAATGTAGtccaattatttcaatttatagtGGGTTAAGCCAACATCTGCATTAATTGATGCCCACGtcattaattattgtaatttacaAGTTAAATCATGTCTTTATTATAAGGCCGAATGGCTTACCTATCCATTTaagtttaaaacatttaaagttatttttatcaatcaaacagtatatttattatttattatttctttcacatttaacataatataaaaaatgccagttatatcaaatatttaccgAGAAAGTGATAAGGGAGATTAAGAGAAAGTGCACGATGAAGTAATAGTGTGCGATAATGATGATGCGAAAAGATGAAATGAACAATAACATAGAACAGATCTTGTGGAATGTGGTATGATGAAGTATAGTGTAGTGTTAGAAATGACAAATGTGCAGCGGTGCATTAGTGGTGAGCTAGTGAAAGAGGCGGAGTAACATAAGACATCAAAAATCCGATGAAAATAGCAAGCAATGATATTTAGGTTTGATcataattgaaagaaaaatgatgcaaaaaatagtataagaaaataaaaatataatataatatttttacttttttacgTAACTATttccattaataaaaataagtgatTAGTGCataaatagtcatttggctttttaataataattaaacttcGAACCCTTTTCCTTTATCTCACTACCAAACAATAAGACGACagccaaaacacaaaattacatCATAGGGCAATTTGGTCCTCTTCTATCCTAACAATAGTCAGACATGCAAccaaattttaggtcattttcattttatttttttaattatatagtttttattttattagttatacaATAAGGTCGGTCTCTTCTGCTTACCATAATACTTGAGAAGGCTGGCCTTGGGCCATAATGCCTCTACTTTTATATGATTTGGTCCCCTCCATTAAgctttaattttgcctaattaaaattaactttttagaCTAAAAGATTATTTCCCACGCGAGGTTTGTTGAaacgataaatttttatttttaaattttaaaatgtctaaTTTTCACTTATCATTTACTTCCGTTAAGTAAAAGGGTAGGAGAgtcattttgtatatttttttgtatttttccttttatatgttttcttttgtctcattcttttattttcctttatacccttatttttctatttttttaaaatgatttgtattttcaataaAAGGGTGAAACAATtgtttctaagaaaataaaaaagaattccctaaagaaaataattgatgggtagaaatttggttttttgaaaCCTAAAGATGAAGACAAGCAggatcatcaaaccttgggtgggacatagtcatttggccaattttttaattacaagcTTCCAACAACAAGGACTCTCCATAAAATAGCTTAATGGGATGACTTTGAGGCAAAAGCACTTCTCCAACAAAAGTGctttttgaaaaactttaataCCCATTATTGTGTGCTTTTGTGACATCCCACAAATGTGCTCTATAATAAGTTCTGTCACAAAAGcatttaatttcaaaagcacTTATATTCTCTTGAATAATTTTGAGCAtatttctctaattttaaaataattacaaacaatatttttttaacttagaaGAGATTCtttcttcaaaattattaaatcttttttgGTTTGGTTCTTTTGAATTGATTCTACTTAACTTTGatgtaattttcaaactaaTGGTAAGGCTAATCCATCTGAACAAGATCAAGTTCgagatcaattcaaatttaaaaattctattttaagatcgatgagttaaaatttaaactcgatttcgaaaataatttaactctaaatttgatttgagttaacttattttatttaaattctaacTGTTTGAATCAAATCCAACTCTAATTACTGATGTTATTGAAAATGTCACCCCATCTTCAAATTAATCACACTATAAACAATAGTATTAATCATTAGATTTCACATGCCAACTTATGTTTTTTGTCTAAGTTTACCCTAATAGGATGTTAATTAATGACGAAAcctagaataaaatattttatttttttaaaaaataaatatttattttttctcttattatatAAATCTTCATGAAATTTATGaaggtatatatttttaataataaattatatattttataattttcttggaAAATACTCATTAAATACACTTACAAGAaaactaagttaaaaaaatgattagttaCACATTGAACATACGATGTCTAAACATGTTGTTTATACATAGGTTAACTCAATTATGTGTAATAATCTCTCCATCTAAAAACAAcgagaataattttaattgcttttacaatattttcaatgtataatttatattttttattgttacgATATCATATTCTATCTTTACATCTAACTTCACGGGATTGCATAATTGTCtgaaatcattttaaatatctttgttCATTGTACAATAATTTAAACGTATTTTATTATTACCGTTTTCTCTACCAAAATAGAGATAAATTGTATTTCATACTGTAATTTTACCAAAATTTCATCAGAAAATTCAATACAAAACGGTTATTGTAGACTCCCAATTTCTAGtattgcttttaaaatttttactgtttctgaatcatttgaaaaaaaaaaaaccattaattatatgtattttgttggtaacatttttattattaatatatattaaattatgtatacaaatatataaattggtaaaaaaaatctatttggatatatttagaaaaaataaaaaaaaaaccaaactaCATAAATATTGgttaattcaaaaattgaaagcCGCCTTTATCAACCCACATCGCGTATAGAGCACGCGCTTGTAATTCatgtacttaaaaaaaaaaagaaattaaatatataattaaaaaaggtCAGGCGGCCAAGCTGTTGGATGTCGGCCAGTAGGCGGGCCCGTGAAAATCATTGAATCTGTACCGtccaaatattaatataatctaaCAGCGTCGTGGGTCTTTGTCAGTCGTCAATCTTTGACTCTCCAAACCCAAATCAAcggtcaaaaataaaaaattttcactagGACGGCACTGCCTTTGCTTGTATTCGGTGCACctcttttctcatctcaatTTTTAAGGGAgtaaaatgcattttttttttttaattgagaacATCAACTTTGTTTAATTAAAGacacttaattttttataattttattgaaaattttactttaaaatactAAACTATTAccaaattattataagaaaatataataatttttttgttaaaaatattaatatgattattttgatatgtcataaggttaatttaagatttttgaataatataattatcaatgtTATGCTTGTCttgattattatttgtaaatatgtaattatttttttactatgttagaaattaattttttttttttggagagaattgatctttttaattaaaaaaaatcataaaattcagTTACTTTAATGGTAAAAAACCAAGTTTAATTAAACACATCCTTCTTGTTATGTCatgtaaaatcaaattcttaattttttaaattaatgataattaagtaatatttagatttaattattataaataatcagACTCAGGCTCAGCTTACCATATCTGCAAGCTGCCTGCCCATGCCGTGTACCTTTCAAACACACGTTTTGGATTCTGATCTTCAGAAGTCCTTCTCACGTCAATAACCAAACACGTCTCTGAgaagagaaaggcaaggaaGAAGAGATAGGTGATTCAAGAATCTTGATATTGTTCATCCCTCGATAATCAGTTTCTGTTTTGGATTGTGTTGAACTGttgatgttttttatttgaatttatttttttgaagaagAACGTAGTGGTTGTTGTTGAATAAATCTAGGTCTAGGGGATGGTTCAGCTTTTGAGAGGCCGTTAATCACGGAGAaagagtcttttttttttactttaatttctaggaaatagaaaaaagaaggaACAATAGAAAGATTGTGTGGAGAATAATTGAAGCAAAgctttggccttaataaaagAAGGGACCCTTTTTCTCGGGATCTAAATATTGCCCATTTGGCATTTGgggtcctctttgtttcttgtGTGTGTTCTTCAGagtctgaaaaatatgaaactattaactattatatgatttttatttttatttttatttatcaataatccaggtatttattttatttttgttattagaTTCTCAACTGTTATCTGAATTTGTAacagaatttaaaattatctttgttGTTCAAGGTGTTAGAAAAAATATGCAAATTTTTGTTCTTGTGATTGAACTTTTTTATGTTTCAATGTTTAATGAACCGTTATAAATTTTGTCCAACTGTGGCGGATATGGATATAGCATCTGTAAGGTAGAACATCCTAGATTTAACCATGTGAGTTGTTGATGACATATTCTGGATTTACTGTGTTATTTATAACGTGATGGGACTGTTCTATAATTGTTGTGAGATGATCAATGAATTGTAATAGACTACTGTTGGTAGTGttaattaaagtttgaattgATGCATAACATTGAGGAAGGATTTGATCGCCTGATTCTGTGTTGTTTCAGATATAAGGGATTGGTACTGGATACATGGATGGATGTTCTGGTAAAAGAGCTGTCGATGGGCTTGTTGTCACGAGAAAGGGTTCTGGTCTTGTTCCAAGAGATACTGTTAGTAATAGAGACCAAAATGCTCAATTTTGCAACAGAGTTGGTTGCAGTGGCCGGCTGAATTCCATGAAAGGCACTCAAATTGACTGCTCTGAAAAAGCTAAATATTCAAGGTCTTCATTTCGCCCTTCTTCTAGTGGCAAGGAAATAATTGGAGGCTCCTCAAGGACTTGTGCAGCAGTCAGCAATGCAAAAAAGTCCTCCACAAATCCCCCGAAAAAGGGGTCTCCCCAAATTGACACAGATTCATCTGAAACTAGTAGTGTTCAGGATGAGCCACCGGTTTCAGAACTCACACCTCTATCTGGAAAGATTCAAAGAGGGCTTCGCCCTGAATCTGAAGACACGAATTCTAGGGCTGTTATGACGACAGAAGAGGCAAGCTCGAATGCAGTATCAAACACAAGATCCCGGAGGAATTTCCGTCAGAGATCTGGATTGGGCAACCGAGATATTTCAGGTGGTTCCTCTGTGTCTTTGCCATCTAGGAGTACCTGTCAGACAGCAGCTGCTAACACAAGCAGGCATGGTTCTACAAATCTAAGGTGCAACTCTATTTCTGATGTTATCCCCTCCAGTAGTAGTAGTTCTTTATCACAGTCACGCATTAGTAAAAGGAAGGATATGgttaaaaagagaaattcaGAAGGTGAAAGTAGTTTATCCTCTAGAGGGAAGAAAACAACTGAATCATCGCCAGAAGTGCGGAATCACAGTAATAACCATGGTGTCTGCATTTCTGATTCAAGACGAGCCAGGAATTGGCCTCCTAACAGGGATAATGGTATTACATCTGTTAGGACACGGAGATCAACCAATGTTAACAACCGGGCAAGGCTCTCTAATCAAGGAAATGGAAATGTTTTAGCACCAAACGAGTCCCCTATTGGGTTTCCACAAGTGTCTGAATCTGATATATCTAGTGATTTAAATGTTCCTTCTTCATCTCCTCTGTTCCCTTTTGAAACTCCGTCAGGTTGCCGGGGTTCTTACAGTCGACCTGGCAGTAGCAGTGGAAGTTTACAAGGTTTTGTACCTGGTAGTCCCTCAGAAGTTGGCATTGCTCGCTCCTTAATCAGTCGTGATAACTTTGGGCACTACAACATAGATGGCATTGCAGAGGTATTAATATTTGCAGTATGAATGTTGTTTTAGATTTCTTTTGCATGTAAATTCTGGGAGTAAAAAGGATTGTTTCCATAGAGGTATTTGGTTTGTGTGATACTCTTTGAACAGTGTGGAATAGTCTTGTCCAAAGAGGCAAAAAATGAAAcagtaaaaatttgttaatgatgtaattgttttaatatatgtgtttttattatatcttgCAGGTATTGTTGGCACTTGAGAGGATTGAACAAGATGAAGAATTATCTTATGAGGTAgtgaactttcaattttttggttCCAGCAAACTGACTAGCAGTTTTAAATATTTCCTTTTGTCTTGCAGCAATTACTTGTTTTAGAGACCAATTTGCTCCTTAATGGCCTGAATTTTTACGACCAGCATAGAGACATGAGACTGGATATTGATGACATGTCGTATGAGGTTTGTTCTCTGTTATGATAATCTTGCAAGTCAATCAGGATTTTTGTCTTGCCTTTAgcttttgtattttaattttatacatattaataatattcgATACTGTTTTTGGCTTTTCTTACATCATAGCTTTTCACTGGTACATTACAGGAGTTATTAGCTCTGGAAGAGAGAATGGGTACTGTGAGCACTGCATTAACGGAAGAAgcaatatcaaaatgccttacAACAAGCATTTATCACTCAAAAGCTCCAATGGATGCCATTATGAACTGCAGTGACAACACCGATGACGTTAAATGCTCTGTTTGTCAGGTCTGTTAAATGCATACTTAAAAGAGCTTGCTTTGTTTCAGTTGATAATTTGTAGATGGTGTTCTTTTAGTGATTTTAGCACCCGTTTTTTTAAAAGCATAATTAGAACTTAGTTTGCTGGAATGTGAACATAACATGTATACACTACCAGATCAGATTTAATTTTATGTCACCCATTTTGCACTGCATATTGAACTTTGTTTCCTTCACTGAATCAAATTTCTAAAACATGCATTGTTCGATCATCACAGGAAGAGTATTTTGCTGGAGATGAAGTGGGGAGGCTACATTGTCAGCATAGATATCATGTGGCTTGCATAGAGCAGTGGCTACGGCTGAAGAACTGGTGCCCTATTTGCAAGGTAGCAGCTGAACCCTTGCCGCGGTCTTCACAACAAGATTCAATTGTTTAAAATGATGCAGGAGACAGACTTCttcttttgttcattttgtAACAATTAAGGGAGTCCCTTCATCTTTAATCTTATCTTCTTTATGTACATAACAAGTGCCCCATTCATCTTCATCAAGTAATAAACCCAAAGAAGCTGATCTGCTGTGGGAATTCCATCTTCTCATTAAAAAAGTAAACTGTGAAtgaaattttatacaaatttctGTTCTTTTATTGGTTTTTTCTCCTTTCGTTTAAATGTGATAAATATGTACTAGGGATCTAATCCAAATTGATTTGGCTCAAATAAGTTAATCTTTAGTTACAGCTTTAGTTTGGTTTTATATTGATTCATTTGTCcattcaattttgataatacaaTTTACCTAGCTGATAGCCTTTTAGGGTTATTGTTTGTCAATTAGAATGggatattatgaatttaaactgaatttaagTTTGGTCTTGTATTCTATTTGActtgaatcaaattcattcCAGTACAATATGTAGGTCCAAAAAATAAATGGGTTTGAAAGGACcatcaaaggaaaaagaaatactTGGTGATTGCATTAGCACAGTAAGGGTCCATTACTCAtgtttcttaaataataatagataaggATAAAGTTAATTCTCAATTAATTTTTGGCATTGAAGAATGAAAAATACAATGACAAGGGACAGAAAAGTCCCATTGTCTAGATGTCTTCTTTCTATAATCCACAATTGCACTTTTTCTGTTTTTCCATTCCATTAGTAGATTTGCCTCCCACCAAACCAAAATCAACTGCCGCTGGTACCAATGAAGAAAAGTACACTGAAATTTAGAATAACAAGATGAAGAGACAATAGGgtttttaaaatggtttggAAAATAAATCAAGTTCAAGAGTTTACGTCCACAAAGGTATTATTAAATGAGAAATAGAGAAAATGGCAATATTACAATATTAGGCATTGTAAGTGCTTATCGAGTGTTAAAAGTGCACTTTAActtctttatcattttgaatttattataatggaT
It contains:
- the LOC123200808 gene encoding uncharacterized serine-rich protein C215.13-like, with the protein product MDGCSGKRAVDGLVVTRKGSGLVPRDTVSNRDQNAQFCNRVGCSGRLNSMKGTQIDCSEKAKYSRSSFRPSSSGKEIIGGSSRTCAAVSNAKKSSTNPPKKGSPQIDTDSSETSSVQDEPPVSELTPLSGKIQRGLRPESEDTNSRAVMTTEEASSNAVSNTRSRRNFRQRSGLGNRDISGGSSVSLPSRSTCQTAAANTSRHGSTNLRCNSISDVIPSSSSSSLSQSRISKRKDMVKKRNSEGESSLSSRGKKTTESSPEVRNHSNNHGVCISDSRRARNWPPNRDNGITSVRTRRSTNVNNRARLSNQGNGNVLAPNESPIGFPQVSESDISSDLNVPSSSPLFPFETPSGCRGSYSRPGSSSGSLQGFVPGSPSEVGIARSLISRDNFGHYNIDGIAEVLLALERIEQDEELSYEQLLVLETNLLLNGLNFYDQHRDMRLDIDDMSYEELLALEERMGTVSTALTEEAISKCLTTSIYHSKAPMDAIMNCSDNTDDVKCSVCQEEYFAGDEVGRLHCQHRYHVACIEQWLRLKNWCPICKVAAEPLPRSSQQDSIV